A stretch of the Oxyura jamaicensis isolate SHBP4307 breed ruddy duck chromosome 4, BPBGC_Ojam_1.0, whole genome shotgun sequence genome encodes the following:
- the ZC3H12B gene encoding probable ribonuclease ZC3H12B, whose translation MTAWSMVGKLKMEKRHSREDRNVEQDAGECSAESEEWTSSESEPEQPYFRSSCSNIQWREKEVSTKPHRPLCRSPCLDHPSFSQSSITQDLKLDESKTSLDKEYQAKMDFALKLGYAGDQIQAVLNKLGADALINDVLAELVRLGNKSESEGQNSASSTTSTLVPRGPCPKEIASPELSLEDEVVDNSDNLRPIVIDGSNVAMSHGNKEGFSCRGIQLAVDWFLEKGHKDITVFVPAWRKEQSRPDAPITDQEILRKLEKEKILVFTPSRRVQGRRVVCYDDRFIVKLAFDSDGIIVSNDNYRDLQNEKPEWKKFIEERLLMYSFVNDKFMPPDDPLGRHGPSLENFLRKRPVIPEHKKQPCPYGKKCTYGHKCKYYHPERANQPQRSVADELRISAKLSAVKTMSEGALAKCGTGPSSSKGEISSEVKRIAPKRQSDPSIRSVAVEPEEKLTVARKSEASSVPSLVSALSVPTLPPPKSHAAGALNTRSASSPVPGSSQFMHQKSSLEHMSSVQYPPILVTNSHGTSVSYTDQYPKYESLGDHGYYSLLSDFSNLSVSSMHNTDYYGADTDQGMYSRNSSPCPDNCLSHTSNDSYSSYNDLYLGVADASPEDNVKIHRLPSQNRLQPFSHGYHEALNRVQSYGTEEPKQSLRKQSVSHLGLHAQHPVVGARSSCPGEYPVPQNIHPSTAQPSRALVMTRMDSISDSRLYESNPARQRRPPLCREQHASWDPLPCASDPYTYHSYPLSNNLMQPCYEPVMVRSMPEKMEQLWRNPWIGICGEPREPHIIPEHQYQTYKNLCNIFPPSIVLSVMEKNPHMTDAQQLAAMIVAKLRTGR comes from the exons ATGACGGCCTGGTCTATGGTGGGGAAGCTGAAAATGGAGAAGAGGCACtccagagaagacagaaacGTGGAACAAGATGCTGGGGAATGCAGTGCTGAATCCGAGGAATGGACGAGCTCAGAAAGTGAACCTGAGCAACCATACTTCAGAAGCAGCTGTAGCAATATTCagtggagagaaaaggaggtttccactaaaccacatcGGCCACTCTGTCGCTCCCCTTGTTTGGATCACCCAAGCTTTTCACAGAGCAGTATCACACAAGACCTGAAGCTAGATGAATCCAAAACAAGTTTGGACAAGGAATACCAAGCTAAAATggattttgctttaaaacttgGGTATGCAGGAGATCAGATCCAGGCTGTACTGAATAAATTGGGAGCAGATGCGCTCATCAATGATGTTCTGGCTGAACTTGTGAGACTTGGCAACAAAAGTGAATCAGAGGGACAGAACAGTGCCAGCAGTACCACTAGTACTCTGGTGCCAAGAGGCCCTTGTCCAAAGGAAATAGCAAGCCCTGAATTGTCGCTTGAAGATGAAGTTGTGGATAACAGTGATAACTTGAGGCCAATCGTCATTGATGGAAGCAATGTGGCTATGAG ccatGGAAATAAAGAAGGATTTTCCTGTCGGGGAATTCAACTAGCTGTTGATTGGTTTCTGGAAAAAGGACATAAAGATATCACTGTGTTTGTACCTGCATGGAGAAAAGAACAGTCTCGACCTGATGCACCAATTACAG ATCAAGAAATCTTACGTAaattggagaaagaaaaaattcttgTTTTCACCCCATCTCGAAGAGTTCAAGGAAGAAGAGTAGTTTGCTATGATGACCGATTCATAGTAAAACTTGCTTTTGACTCAGATGGCATCATTGTATCAAATGACAACTATAGGgatcttcaaaatgaaaaaccagAATGGAAGAAGTTCATAGAGGAGCGACTGCTAATGTATTCTTTTGTGAATGacaa aTTTATGCCTCCTGATGATCCTTTAGGACGCCATGGTCCAAGCCTTGAAAATTTCTTAAGGAAAAGGCCAGTTATTCCTGAACATAAAAAACAACCGTGTCCTTATG GTAAAAAGTGCACCTATGGGCACAAATGTAAATATTACCACCCAGAACGGGCAAACCAGCCTCAAAGGTCAGTAGCGGATGAGCTTCGGATAAGTGCCAAATTATCTGCTGTGAAAACTATGAGTGAGGGAGCCTTGGCCAAATGTGGCACAGGGCCATCCAGCTCCAAAGGAGAGATCAGTTCTGAAGTGAAACGCATTGCCCCAAAACGCCAGTCAGATCCAAGCATTAGATCAGTAGCTGTGGAGCCTGAGGAAAAGTTAACAGTGGCCCGCAAGTCTGAGGCCAGCTCTGTCCCGTCTCTGGTTTCTGCATTAAGTGTACCAACGCTCCCTCCACCAAAAAGCCATGCAGCTGGTGCATTAAATACTCGTTCTGCAAGCAGTCCGGTGCCAGGTTCCTCACAGTTCATGCATCAGAAATCCTCACTGGAACACATGTCCAGTGTGCAATATCCTCCTATACTAGTCACCAATAGCCATGGCACCTCAGTTAGTTATACTGACCAGTATCCCAAATACGAATCGTTAGGGGACCATGGCTATTATTCCTTACTCAGTGATTTCTCCAACTTGAGCGTAAGTAGTATGCATAACACAGATTATTATGGGGCTGATACGGACCAGGGGATGTATTCTAGAAACTCAAGCCCCTGTCCTGACAATTGCTTAAGCCATACAAGTAATGATTCTTATTCCTCTTACAATGACTTGTATCTGGGTGTAGCAGATGCCAGTCCAGAAGACAATGTGAAGATCCACAGACTGCCATCGCAAAATCGTCTTCAGCCTTTTTCCCATGGTTACCATGAAGCCTTAAATAGAGTTCAGAGTTACGGAACTGAAGAGCCTAAGCAATCCCTTCGCAAACAGTCAGTTTCCCACTTAGGCCTGCATGCCCAGCATCCAGTTGTTGGAGCACGGTCCAGTTGTCCAGGAGAATACCCTGTGCCTCAAAATATTCATCCATCAACTGCACAACCAAGCCGTGCCTTGGTCATGACAAGAATGGACAGTATTTCTGACTCACGGCTTTATGAAAGTAATCCTGCACGGCAGAGAAGACCACCTCTCTGTCGAGAACAGCATGCTAGTTGGGATCCATTACCATGTGCATCAGACCCTTACACTTACCACTCGTATCCATTGAGTAACAACCTCATGCAGCCATGTTATGAACCTGTAATGGTAAGAAGCATGCCTGAGAAGATGGAGCAACTCTGGAGGAATCCATGGATTGGGATATGTGGTGAGCCACGGGAACCACATATCATTCCAGAACATCAGTATCAAACATACAAGAACCTCTGCAATATATTTCCACCAAGCATTGTCCTTTCTGTGATGGAAAAGAATCCCCACATGACAGATGCACAACAGCTGGCAGCTATGATTGTTGCCAAATTAAGAACAGGGCGTTAA